From Alteribacter lacisalsi, a single genomic window includes:
- a CDS encoding GNAT family N-acetyltransferase produces MRQLRNDDYEAWLEGFTGRSDSQYRHDTGRMDMTECTEDWFEKLVEKHRQLAADDTAYIFFVFHKDGRHLGHVDFSTLEREEFQWARIGYAFHNQHWGNGYAAEAVTRALETGFRELGYHRIEAHINLDNPRSMKLAERAGMTFECTRKGFIYEFGEWTDNHVYCKNAEGE; encoded by the coding sequence CTGCGCCAGCTCAGAAATGATGATTACGAAGCATGGTTAGAGGGTTTTACCGGAAGGAGCGACTCACAGTACCGTCACGACACCGGGAGAATGGACATGACGGAATGCACGGAAGACTGGTTCGAAAAGCTTGTGGAAAAACATAGACAACTGGCCGCAGACGATACGGCCTACATCTTCTTCGTTTTTCACAAGGACGGCCGCCACCTTGGCCATGTGGACTTTTCCACACTCGAGAGGGAGGAGTTCCAGTGGGCACGCATCGGTTATGCGTTTCACAATCAGCACTGGGGCAACGGTTACGCGGCCGAAGCAGTGACCCGGGCGCTCGAAACCGGGTTCAGGGAGCTCGGCTACCACCGGATCGAGGCCCATATCAATCTCGACAACCCCCGATCCATGAAACTGGCCGAAAGGGCCGGCATGACGTTTGAGTGCACAAGAAAAGGGTTTATATACGAATTCGGAGAGTGGACGGATAACCACGTGTACTGTAAAAACGCAGAAGGAGAGTAA
- a CDS encoding Na+/H+ antiporter NhaC family protein — protein MKKSFTIIDIIFIFAVTLVFLMGAIAISFPLALAMVPGVAALVVLCRKKEISWHTIGQASLTGVSRNKNVAWLLAFIGLILPTWYMAGTIDDLNALFLTFISPDYFLTVAFLVTALMSFTVGSSVGSLSIVGIPLMSAGLTLGLPAPLVAGALVSGSFVGDRSSPLSSSFQLLAFSVELKVQEHLRSITPTMIITVTLTALIFFLADSLVAAGGSNTASAAGALDWNSLSLSLVPPVLLLVLIFMGKEMKTCFSAGILAGGAILLYRGTSLQAWAEGAVTGAGGLNGLIGMLPFVLFILIVGAYCQIIEETGMLQPFIERVFHDTSNLTKNTAQTVGVAAGVSLISPNQSFPILLAGRSLLPHWRTHFHRRELSRTLADSTVVFAGLVPWSLLAILCSTIVGVPVIVYLPFTVFLWLAPIVTIAYSWVKSKQSLRFETAESRSS, from the coding sequence ATGAAAAAAAGCTTTACGATTATAGACATTATTTTTATCTTTGCCGTTACCCTGGTCTTTCTGATGGGGGCAATCGCCATATCTTTTCCGCTTGCACTTGCGATGGTGCCCGGCGTGGCTGCGCTTGTTGTTCTCTGCCGGAAAAAAGAGATCAGCTGGCATACCATCGGACAGGCCTCCCTGACCGGTGTCAGCCGGAACAAAAACGTGGCTTGGCTGCTTGCGTTTATCGGACTGATCCTTCCTACGTGGTATATGGCAGGCACAATCGACGATTTGAACGCTCTGTTTCTGACGTTCATTTCACCTGACTATTTTCTCACAGTCGCCTTTCTTGTGACAGCCCTCATGTCCTTTACGGTCGGTTCCTCTGTGGGGAGTCTCAGCATCGTGGGGATTCCGCTCATGAGTGCCGGGCTCACGCTCGGACTGCCGGCACCGCTTGTGGCAGGTGCCCTCGTGTCCGGCTCCTTTGTCGGCGACCGGTCGTCACCTCTGTCAAGCTCGTTTCAGCTGCTGGCGTTCAGCGTAGAGCTGAAGGTACAGGAGCACCTTCGCTCGATTACGCCGACGATGATTATCACTGTGACGCTCACTGCTCTGATCTTTTTCCTCGCTGACTCGCTGGTAGCCGCGGGCGGATCCAATACGGCGTCAGCTGCCGGGGCACTCGACTGGAACAGCCTTTCCCTCTCCCTGGTTCCACCGGTACTCCTGCTTGTGCTGATCTTTATGGGAAAAGAGATGAAAACGTGTTTTTCAGCGGGTATTTTAGCAGGAGGCGCGATTCTTCTTTACCGGGGTACAAGCTTGCAGGCGTGGGCAGAAGGCGCCGTGACCGGTGCCGGTGGTCTGAACGGCCTCATCGGGATGCTGCCGTTTGTGCTGTTTATTCTGATTGTCGGGGCCTACTGCCAGATCATTGAAGAGACGGGGATGCTGCAGCCGTTTATTGAGCGGGTGTTCCACGATACGTCAAACCTCACGAAAAACACGGCACAGACGGTTGGTGTGGCTGCCGGGGTAAGTCTGATTTCCCCGAATCAGTCGTTTCCGATTCTCCTTGCCGGACGGTCGCTTCTGCCTCACTGGCGGACGCACTTTCACCGCAGGGAGCTGTCCCGGACGCTGGCCGATTCTACCGTGGTATTTGCCGGGCTCGTGCCGTGGAGCCTGCTGGCGATTCTGTGCAGTACCATCGTCGGCGTGCCGGTGATCGTTTACCTGCCGTTCACTGTGTTTCTGTGGCTGGCTCCGATTGTCACAATTGCGTACAGCTGGGTAAAGTCGAAACAGTCTCTCCGATTTGAGACAGCAGAAAGCCGCTCCTCTTAA
- a CDS encoding nuclear transport factor 2 family protein, translating to MPIDHSLELEQLEKKLQSPEVRTDVAEIDRLLHDGFFEFGSSGVPFTKADCLDPGGIGVREFHMRNFEYRPLSADTALVTYKVYDATLGHSTLRSSVWKKVEGRWQMYFHQGTIMKEH from the coding sequence GTGCCGATTGATCACTCGCTCGAGCTCGAACAGCTTGAGAAAAAACTGCAGAGCCCCGAAGTCCGGACTGATGTGGCGGAGATTGACCGACTGCTGCACGATGGCTTTTTTGAGTTCGGAAGCTCAGGAGTTCCTTTCACGAAAGCCGACTGCCTGGATCCGGGCGGAATAGGTGTCCGGGAGTTTCATATGCGGAACTTTGAGTACCGTCCTCTCTCAGCCGACACGGCCCTCGTCACCTACAAGGTATACGACGCCACCCTTGGACACAGCACCCTCCGATCGTCGGTGTGGAAAAAAGTCGAAGGACGCTGGCAGATGTATTTTCATCAGGGAACGATCATGAAAGAGCACTAA
- the egtB gene encoding ergothioneine biosynthesis protein EgtB — MIQTTGTTQCETLVKEFTYVRNLTMRITEPLETEDYVVQSMSDVSPPKWHMAHTTWFFEDFILNTFVDGYEYRFEATRKLFNSYYETLGKPFPRHQRGLLSRPTVNEIIDYRKAVDKEMTSFLSDPENLTDEILSLLEIGLQHEQQHQELLITDVKYNFSINPLHPVFHPKPLSPVETSAPPMKWLRFEGGVAEVGTNEEHFSFDNERPEHKVYLYPFSIASRPVTNGEYISFIEEGGYSDPKYWLSEGWAIVNQKGWQAPLYWEHVNGEWFYFTMHGYKKVEPNEPVTHISFYEADAYARWEGCRLPSEHEWETAFKNRPVSGQFLESMDFHPAFDEDQSPYGSVWDWTRSPYTPYPESARPDGALGEYNAKFMSNQMVLRGGSCATPDNHVRVTYRNFFHPDKRWQFSGIRLAKDETGHDENR; from the coding sequence GTGATTCAGACGACAGGGACAACGCAATGCGAAACGCTGGTAAAAGAGTTTACGTATGTACGGAATCTGACGATGCGCATCACAGAACCTCTTGAGACGGAAGATTACGTAGTCCAGAGCATGTCTGATGTAAGTCCGCCAAAGTGGCATATGGCGCACACCACATGGTTTTTTGAGGACTTTATCTTAAATACATTCGTCGACGGCTATGAGTACCGGTTCGAGGCAACGAGAAAGCTGTTCAACTCCTATTACGAAACTCTCGGCAAGCCTTTTCCCCGCCATCAGCGCGGCCTGCTCTCACGGCCGACAGTGAATGAAATTATCGATTACCGTAAAGCCGTGGACAAAGAAATGACTTCATTTTTATCCGACCCCGAAAACCTCACAGACGAGATCCTATCCCTGCTTGAAATCGGCCTTCAGCACGAACAGCAGCATCAGGAGCTTCTTATCACCGATGTGAAGTACAATTTCTCAATCAATCCGCTTCATCCGGTATTTCACCCGAAGCCGCTTTCGCCGGTGGAAACGTCGGCTCCTCCAATGAAGTGGCTCCGTTTTGAGGGAGGCGTGGCGGAAGTGGGGACGAATGAGGAGCATTTCTCTTTTGATAACGAACGTCCGGAGCATAAAGTGTACCTGTACCCGTTTTCCATCGCCTCACGGCCTGTTACCAATGGTGAGTACATCTCCTTTATCGAGGAAGGCGGTTATTCCGATCCGAAGTATTGGCTTTCCGAGGGCTGGGCTATAGTGAATCAGAAAGGCTGGCAGGCGCCGCTCTACTGGGAACATGTGAACGGTGAATGGTTTTACTTTACGATGCACGGCTATAAAAAGGTTGAACCGAATGAGCCGGTCACCCATATCAGCTTTTACGAAGCCGATGCATACGCCCGGTGGGAGGGCTGTCGGCTGCCGAGTGAACACGAATGGGAAACCGCGTTTAAAAACCGTCCGGTATCAGGCCAGTTTCTGGAATCGATGGATTTTCACCCTGCGTTTGATGAGGACCAGTCTCCTTACGGTTCCGTGTGGGATTGGACAAGGAGCCCCTACACGCCGTATCCGGAGAGCGCCAGGCCGGACGGGGCCCTCGGTGAGTACAATGCCAAGTTTATGAGCAACCAGATGGTTCTTCGCGGTGGTTCTTGTGCCACACCGGATAACCACGTGCGCGTGACGTACCGTAATTTTTTTCACCCGGACAAACGGTGGCAGTTCAGCGGGATCCGATTAGCAAAGGATGAAACGGGCCATGACGAAAACAGATAA